One part of the Mariniflexile litorale genome encodes these proteins:
- a CDS encoding pyridoxal-phosphate dependent enzyme, whose translation MNFNLEHSVNQQIILPKNNDVTLFIKREDAIHPFVSGNKYRKLKYNLLEAEKTGYKTLLTFGGAFSNHIAAVASAGKLMGFKTIGVIRGDELLHTVNDNSTLCFAQQCGMQFKFVSREAYKEKTTETFIEKLKTEFGDFYLIPEGGTNALAIKGCEEILTPQDKIFHYICCAVGTGGTISGLINCLKPSQQVLGFPALKGAFLQQDISKFVSKTNWKLITDYHFGGYAKINTELITFVNQFKNDYKVPLDPVYTGKMMFGIFDLIEKGYFPKGTNVLAIHTGGLQGITGMNTVLKSKSLPLIV comes from the coding sequence ATGAATTTCAATCTCGAACATAGTGTTAATCAGCAAATAATTTTGCCTAAGAATAACGATGTTACGTTGTTTATAAAAAGAGAAGATGCTATACATCCTTTTGTGTCTGGAAATAAATACCGAAAACTTAAATACAACCTTCTGGAAGCTGAAAAAACAGGTTATAAAACCCTACTTACATTTGGAGGTGCTTTTTCTAACCATATTGCAGCGGTTGCTTCGGCAGGGAAACTTATGGGTTTTAAAACGATAGGAGTTATAAGAGGCGATGAATTATTACATACTGTAAATGATAATTCCACCTTGTGTTTTGCTCAACAATGTGGGATGCAATTTAAGTTTGTTTCTAGAGAAGCTTATAAAGAAAAAACAACTGAGACATTTATTGAAAAGTTAAAAACAGAATTTGGTGATTTTTATTTAATTCCTGAAGGTGGTACAAATGCTTTGGCTATTAAAGGTTGTGAAGAAATTTTAACACCTCAAGATAAGATATTCCATTATATATGTTGTGCAGTTGGAACAGGTGGAACTATTTCTGGACTTATAAATTGTTTAAAACCTAGTCAACAAGTTTTAGGATTTCCAGCCTTAAAAGGTGCCTTTTTACAACAAGATATTAGTAAATTTGTATCGAAAACCAATTGGAAGCTGATAACCGATTATCATTTTGGTGGTTATGCAAAAATAAATACCGAATTAATAACGTTTGTGAATCAGTTTAAAAATGATTATAAAGTTCCTTTAGATCCTGTTTATACTGGGAAAATGATGTTTGGTATTTTTGATTTAATTGAAAAAGGTTATTTCCCAAAAGGAACAAATGTACTAGCAATTCATACGGGTGGTTTGCAAGGAATTACTGGAATGAATACAGTTTTAAAAAGCAAAAGTTTACCATTAATAGTGTAG